One genomic region from Quercus robur chromosome 4, dhQueRobu3.1, whole genome shotgun sequence encodes:
- the LOC126721938 gene encoding uncharacterized protein LOC126721938 encodes MIVKTRDKSILSMLEWIRVRLMSRLYIKKTGIEKYGGNLCPSIQKKLEQLKLECKGFCTIPFGRFVYEVDNERERHVVDLVNRTCSCRVWDLTGIPCKHGVVAIFVNREKPEDYIHPCYYKNAYVETYKTPIPPMPGQSEWMSSGQPKPVAPTVYKPPGRPSMKRKRDANEPNPYKVSRGNRPVRCGRCQQEGHNARGCKANVTGETAWEKRQRLQKGKSGSGRPSTHRQGS; translated from the exons ATGATTGTGAAGACTAGAGACAAGTCCATCTTATCAATGTTGGAGTGGATCAGAGTTAGGCTTATGAGCAGGCTGTATATAAAGAAGACTGGCATAGAAAAGTATGGTGGCAATTTGTGTCCAAGCATACAAAAAAAGTTGGAGCAGTTAAAATTAGAGTGTAAGGGTTTCTGTACAATTCCTTTTGGGAGGTTTGTGTATGAGGTTGACAATGAGAGGGAAAGACATGTAGTGGACTTGGTAAATAGGACATGCAGTTGTAGAGTATGGGACTTGACAGGAATACCTTGCAAGCATGGAGTTGTAGCCATTTTTGTGAATCGTGAGAAACCAGAAGACTACATTCATCCATGCTACTACAAGAATGCTTATGTGGAGACATACAAGACACCCATACCTCCCATGCCTGGCCAGTCTGAGTGGATGTCAAGTGGCCAACCCAAGCCTGTTGCACCTACTGTTTATAAGCCACCAGGCAGGCCATctatgaagaggaagagagatgctAATGAGCCGAACCCTTATAAGGTGTCTAGAGGAAACAGGCCAGTGAGGTGTGGAAGGTGTCAACAGGAAGGGCACAATGCAAGGGGATGCAAGGCCAATGTCACTGGTGAGACAGCATGGGAGAAGAGGCAGAGATTGCAGAAAGGGAAATCT GGAAGTGGAAGGCCTTCTACACACAGACAAGGATCCTAG